Proteins from a genomic interval of Streptomyces sp. NBC_01445:
- a CDS encoding ADP-ribosylglycohydrolase family protein, producing the protein MTADSSPHVRLDRALSSLRGLAVGDALGSQFFVPANHPLLKRRELPDGIWQWTDDTEMACSVVAVLAAENRIEQDALARSFAEHHDFDRGYGPAVNRLLRQIREGGDWRSLSSALFKGQGSWGNGAAMRIAPLGAWYADDPEQATHQAEISAYPTHQHREAVVGAMAVAAAAAIVADPAGPPTPQALLDGVIALVPRSAVGAGLRRARDMLDYGDPGTVAAVLGCGRRTTAHDTVPFALWSAARGLGDFERAFWETAQVGGDMDTTCAIVGGVVASGLGGAPADLWLQRTEPLPEWAPGLPV; encoded by the coding sequence ATGACCGCTGACTCCTCTCCTCATGTGCGGCTTGACCGCGCCCTGTCCAGCCTGCGCGGCCTGGCGGTGGGGGATGCGCTGGGCTCCCAGTTCTTCGTGCCCGCCAACCATCCGCTGCTCAAGCGCCGCGAGCTGCCCGACGGCATCTGGCAGTGGACCGACGACACCGAAATGGCGTGCTCCGTAGTGGCGGTCCTGGCCGCCGAGAACCGGATCGAGCAGGACGCGCTCGCCCGGTCCTTCGCGGAGCACCACGACTTCGACCGCGGCTACGGCCCTGCGGTGAACCGGCTGCTCCGGCAGATCCGCGAGGGCGGCGACTGGCGTTCCCTGTCCTCCGCGCTCTTCAAGGGCCAGGGCTCCTGGGGCAACGGCGCGGCGATGCGGATCGCGCCGCTCGGGGCCTGGTACGCGGACGATCCGGAGCAGGCCACCCATCAGGCCGAGATCTCCGCCTATCCGACGCATCAGCACCGGGAGGCCGTGGTCGGGGCCATGGCCGTGGCCGCGGCTGCCGCGATCGTGGCCGATCCGGCAGGACCGCCGACGCCGCAGGCGCTCCTCGACGGAGTGATCGCGCTTGTGCCGCGCAGTGCGGTGGGCGCGGGGCTCCGGCGGGCCAGGGACATGCTCGACTACGGCGACCCGGGGACGGTGGCCGCGGTCCTCGGCTGCGGCCGACGCACCACGGCGCACGACACCGTGCCGTTCGCCCTGTGGTCGGCGGCGCGCGGGCTCGGCGACTTCGAGCGCGCGTTCTGGGAGACGGCCCAGGTGGGCGGCGACATGGATACGACGTGCGCGATCGTGGGCGGAGTGGTCGCTTCAGGCTTGGGTGGCGCTCCGGCGGACCTGTGGCTGCAGCGGACCGAGCCCCTGCCGGAGTGGGCGCCCGGACTGCCGGTCTGA
- a CDS encoding arylamine N-acetyltransferase family protein, producing MNWNGEDLDLDAYLARIGFTGDVKPDLDTLRALHRAHIAAIPFENLEIMLGRPVDLSLSALQAKLVRQRRGGYCYEQNLLFAAVLERIGYPVKGLGARVRAGATALRAVTHMLTRVTVGDGQEWLCDVGFGAQGLREPIPLRDGIEVRQGPWTFGLVPEGAGVLVLCGLRPGGWEEIYAFTLEERYPVDYVVMNHYTSTHPRSAFTHRPVVQRAAVDSQRSLIDMRMSVELPDGTRDEQDVQDGELMDLLAREFGIELSDEDAARLTRMRDAGA from the coding sequence ATGAACTGGAACGGGGAAGACCTTGATCTCGACGCCTACTTGGCGCGAATCGGCTTCACGGGAGACGTCAAACCGGACCTGGACACGCTGCGCGCGCTGCACCGGGCGCATATCGCGGCGATCCCGTTCGAGAACCTGGAGATCATGCTCGGGCGGCCGGTGGACCTGAGCCTCTCCGCCTTGCAGGCGAAGCTTGTGCGGCAGCGCCGCGGCGGCTACTGCTACGAGCAGAACCTGCTCTTCGCGGCCGTTCTGGAGCGAATCGGCTACCCCGTGAAGGGACTTGGGGCCCGCGTCCGGGCGGGCGCCACGGCGCTTCGCGCGGTCACTCACATGCTGACCCGCGTCACCGTGGGGGACGGCCAGGAGTGGCTGTGCGACGTGGGCTTCGGCGCCCAGGGCCTGCGCGAGCCGATCCCCCTGAGGGACGGGATCGAGGTGCGTCAGGGACCGTGGACCTTCGGCCTCGTGCCGGAGGGCGCCGGCGTTCTGGTCCTGTGCGGCTTGCGTCCCGGCGGCTGGGAGGAGATATACGCCTTCACCCTGGAGGAGCGTTATCCCGTCGACTACGTGGTGATGAACCACTACACGTCGACGCATCCGCGGTCCGCCTTCACTCATCGCCCCGTCGTCCAGCGTGCCGCCGTCGACAGTCAGCGCTCCCTCATCGACATGCGGATGTCGGTCGAGCTGCCGGACGGGACCCGGGACGAACAGGACGTGCAGGACGGCGAGTTGATGGACCTTCTCGCCCGTGAGTTCGGGATCGAACTGAGTGACGAGGACGCGGCACGACTGACCAGGATGCGCGACGCCGGAGCGTGA
- a CDS encoding YdbC family protein has translation MLVKWIRCTVTDRRGFERGQRKWAGLLGEPGFRGQGGGWSRNRPGVAHVLGFWESRAFYDSFMARSHDRLAAAQSGTYKDIQVKLFDHRFDVKTGFEPRFTDADTVRLAHCRVHADREEHFALMQEKVWNPAMAGSPGMVRGLFGEAPGNEFLILSMWHSVAEHGKYQAERVERLSTRAQTETDIAGITGDIVQLEPSWTV, from the coding sequence GTGCTGGTCAAGTGGATTCGCTGCACCGTGACCGATCGACGCGGGTTCGAGCGGGGGCAGCGAAAGTGGGCGGGGCTTCTGGGGGAGCCGGGATTCCGGGGACAGGGCGGGGGCTGGAGCAGAAATCGGCCGGGGGTGGCTCATGTCCTCGGCTTCTGGGAGAGCCGTGCCTTCTACGACTCCTTCATGGCGCGCTCGCACGACCGGCTCGCGGCCGCCCAGTCGGGCACGTACAAAGACATCCAAGTGAAGCTCTTCGACCACCGGTTCGACGTGAAGACGGGCTTCGAGCCGCGCTTCACGGATGCGGACACGGTGCGCCTCGCGCACTGCCGGGTGCACGCGGACCGCGAGGAACACTTCGCGCTCATGCAGGAGAAGGTCTGGAACCCCGCGATGGCCGGCTCCCCGGGGATGGTGCGCGGACTGTTCGGTGAGGCGCCGGGCAACGAGTTCCTGATCCTGTCGATGTGGCACTCCGTGGCCGAGCACGGCAAGTACCAGGCCGAACGCGTGGAGCGGCTCTCGACCCGCGCCCAGACGGAGACCGACATCGCCGGGATCACGGGCGACATCGTCCAGCTCGAACCCTCCTGGACGGTCTGA
- a CDS encoding histidine phosphatase family protein, which translates to MARPRRIVLVRHGESEGNADDTVYEREPDHALALTETGHRQADETGKYLRELFGREQVSVYVSPYRRTHQTFRAFRLDPELVRVREEPRLREQDWGNWQDRDDVRLQKAYRDAYGHFFYRFAQGESGADVYDRVGAFLESLYRSFEAHDHPSNVLLVTHGLTMRLFCMRWFHWTVADFECLSNPRNGETRALVLGKDGKYTLDRPFERWRDPEPYGVTG; encoded by the coding sequence ATGGCACGACCGCGGCGCATTGTCCTTGTCAGGCACGGCGAGTCGGAGGGCAACGCCGACGACACCGTCTACGAACGCGAGCCCGACCACGCCCTGGCCCTCACCGAGACCGGGCACCGGCAGGCGGACGAGACAGGGAAGTACCTGCGGGAGCTGTTCGGCCGTGAGCAGGTGAGCGTGTACGTGTCGCCCTACCGCCGCACGCACCAGACGTTCCGCGCCTTCCGGCTCGACCCCGAACTCGTACGGGTGCGCGAGGAGCCGCGGCTGCGGGAGCAGGACTGGGGAAACTGGCAGGACCGGGACGACGTACGCCTCCAGAAGGCGTACCGCGACGCGTACGGCCATTTCTTCTACCGCTTCGCCCAGGGCGAGTCCGGGGCTGACGTGTACGACCGTGTGGGTGCTTTTCTGGAGAGTCTGTACCGGAGCTTCGAGGCGCACGACCACCCCTCGAACGTCCTCCTCGTCACCCATGGGCTCACCATGCGGCTGTTCTGCATGCGCTGGTTCCACTGGACCGTCGCCGACTTCGAATGTCTGTCGAATCCCAGGAACGGTGAGACGCGGGCACTCGTTCTCGGGAAGGACGGCAAATACACCTTGGACCGGCCGTTCGAACGATGGCGTGACCCGGAGCCTTACGGAGTCACCGGTTAG